One region of Drosophila subobscura isolate 14011-0131.10 chromosome J, UCBerk_Dsub_1.0, whole genome shotgun sequence genomic DNA includes:
- the LOC117895284 gene encoding homeodomain-interacting protein kinase 2 isoform X1 — protein MRASHQLRASDFVDYAAVVGVGVRGGVGLGLGLELGEGSYYSSDLTAFVVEQEQRQHQREAEAAAEAAAAAAAEAAATIKRKRQTDCDCGCVDSYNISHGPTAVQQQQQEGGSHQQQQQQQQVPHHSNSLKTAHTKVATSGGHANTQPPSKRSSSGADGDYQLVQHEVLYSLSAEYEVLEFLGRGTFGQVVKCWKRGTSEIVAIKILKNHPSYARQGQIEVSILSRLSQENADEFNFVRAFECFQHKNHTCLVFEMLEQNLYDFLKQNKFSPLPLKYIRPILEQVLTALLKLKQLGLIHADLKPENIMLVDPVRQPYRVKVIDFGSASHVSKTVCNTYLQSRYYRAPEIILGLPFCEAIDMWSLGCVVAELFLGWPLYPGSSEFDQIRYISQTQGLPTEHMLNSASKTSKFFYRDVDSTYPFWRLKTTEEHEAETNTKSKEARKYIFNCLDDIGQVNVPTDLEGGQLLAEKTDRREFIDLLKRMLTIDQERRLTPAEALNHSFTRLTHLVDYVYCNNVKASVQMMEVCRRGDFHTVQPASTLVTNFVPSSTENMTFTINNQLTSQVQRLVRDGRPLAYEGLYQIYNGRSVARQYPQARTDSFQHQLVSNILCPPSYQAMASPTKHVVVGSATMQPPLQVPPQQYVNVPVPVSMVEPSSGQRMLLTNRVQASGVAWPQTGRQMALVPSWPQQAPAHSLIVDSTPLFNVEEIYPKHHLNLPRNDLKKESPAHHLAKGNSYRVPRHEKKEHQQLSPVKKRVKESSPPHQQRYQRTAHVSPQYHTHHNCNYGSNYGSGAGGSVVASSGGGGASASNIPSSSGGSHHHHGAPVAHVPQPYSASSGGHHIVSNCQSNGGYQQPPSHAPHQQQQQHQPQQQQQHPQQQQQSHVKQQPTITIHDTPSPTAVITISDSEDEGGDNGATTAAPVKQRAHAQSQTSSSLMQQQQQQQQSSVPLHCQRSSNQSNVQQQQQQQQQSINYGEHDPDDARRRHHAAAAAAIAAGSPKHHHHQQHASSMQPQQQQQQQPHYQPQQQQQQPQPQQQQVQQQQPQPNIKYEPGQSQKKRILAMAQSECNYQPQQQQQQQQHVQQPQPSASLPHIPPKQEPAEFYPEYAPQQQQQLDTKRSSWAPTSSSAAPPMAHPKREAPSAAPISYVAPAVAPPLAHSKSGSSSSSSSISAAAAAAAAAVGPPSWGAPQVYRQPSQPPPGSVASQPPAAPHHHHSSHSHHHHQAGTPLGGSPSSTAAAAMLQTDIYAQGDIYRRPTTVFVSQAAPSYAYANRAVVAPPPAHNSSSRQVIPSHPLPAHIQIPTQYSQFGPLSPAQVAAAGKHAAHFAPTNIWYGAE, from the exons ATTGCGATTGCGGCTGCGTGGATTCGTACAACATCAGCCACGGCCCGACAGcagtgcaacaacagcagcaggaaggaggcagccatcagcagcaacagcaacagcagcaggtgccacaccacagcaacagcctcaAGACGGCGCACACAAAGGTTGCCACATCGGGGGGCCATGCCAATACGCAGCCCCCCAGCAAAAGGTCGAGCAGTGGTGCCGATGGCGACTATCAATTGGTGCAGCACGAGGTCTTGTATTCGCTGTCAGCTGAATATGAG GTCCTTGAGTTCTTGGGACGTGGCACCTTTGGTCAGGTCGTCAAATGCTGGAAGCGTGGCACCTCGGAAATCGTTGCCATCAAGATACTGAAGAATCATCCATCGTATGCACGTCAGGGTCAGATTGAGGTCTCCATTCTGTCGCGTTTGAGCCAGGAGAATGCCGACGAGTTCAATTTTGTGCGTGCCTTTGAGTGCTTTCAGCACAAGAATCACACGTGTCTGGTGTTTGAGATGCTCGAGCAGAATCTCTACGATTTCCTCAAGCAAAACAAGTTCTCGCCGCTGCCTTTGAAGTACATCAGACCCATTTTGGAGCAG GTACTGACGGCCCTGTTGAAGCTGAAGCAATTGGGCTTGATTCATGCCGATCTGAAGCCGGAGAACATCATGCTCGTCGATCCCGTGCGTCAGCCATATCGCGTCAAGGTGATAGACTTTGGCAGTGCCTCGCATGTGAGCAAAACTGTGTGCAACACGTATCTGCAGTCGCGCTACTATCGTGCACCAGAGATCATACTGGGGCTGCCCTTCTGCGAGGCCATTGACATGTGGTCGCTGGGCTGTGTGGTGGCGGAGCTCTTCCTGGGCTGGCCCCTGTATCCCGGCAGTTCAGAGTTCGATCAGATCCGGTACATCAGCCAGACGCAGGGTCTGCCCACGGAGCACATGCTGAACAGCGCCTCGAAGACATCAAAGTTCTTCTACCGCGATGTGGACTCGACGTATCCGTTCTGGCGCCTCAAGACCACCGAGGAGCATGAGGCCGAGACCAATACGAAGAGCAAGGAGGCCAGGAAGTACATCTTCAATTGCCTGGATGACATCGGGCAGGTGAATGTGCCCACGGATCTGGAGGGTGgacagctgctggcagagaAAACCGATCGAAGGGAATTTATAGATCTCCTTAAGCGCATGCTGACCATCGACCAGGAGCGACGTCTCACGCCCGCTGAGGCATTGAATCATTCATTTACACGACTCACACATCTCGTGGATTATGTTTATTGCAATAATGTGAAGGCCTCGGTGCAGATGATGGAAGTGTGTCGTCGCGGGGATTTCCATAC CGTACAACCTGCTTCTACTTTGGTCACCAATTTCGTGCCCAGCAGCACTGAGAATATGACATTTACGATCAACAATCAGCTGACCAGCCAAGTGCAGCGTCTCGTGCGTGATGGCCGTCCGCTGGCCTACGAGGGACTCTATCAGATCTACAATGGCAGGAGTGTGGCGCGGCAGTATCCCCAGGCGCGCACCGACAGCTTCCAGCATCAGTTGGTGTCGAATATTCTGTGTCCGCCGTCGTACCAGGCAATGGCCAGTCCCACGAAGCACGTTGTGGTGGGCAGTGCCACCATGCAGCCGCCGTTGCAAGTGCCGCCGCAGCAGTATGTGAATGTGCCAGTGCCCGTGTCGATGGTGGAGCCCTCATCGGGTCAGCGGATGCTGCTGACGAATCGCGTGCAGGCGAGTGGTGTGGCCTGGCCGCAGACTGGCAGGCAGATGGCATTGGTGCCGTCGTGGCCGCAGCAGGCGCCGGCGCATTCGCTGATTGTGGACTCGACGCCGCTGTTCAATGTGGAGGAGATTTATCCCAAGCATCATCTCAATTTGCCACGCAATGATCTCAAAAAGGAATCGCCGGCTCATCATTTAGC CAAGGGCAACTCTTATCGCGTGCCGCGTCATGAGAAGAAGgaacaccagcagctgtcgccaGTGAAGAAGCGCGTGAAGGAGAGCTCACCGCCGCATCAGCAGCGCTATCAGCGAACGGCACACGTGTCGCCGCAGTACCACACGCATCACAATTGCAATTATGGCAGCAACTATGGCAGTGGCGCAGGTGGATCAGTGGTGGCCTCGtccggcggaggaggagcctCTGCGAGCA atATTCCCAGCAGTTCGGGTGGatcgcatcatcatcatggcgCACCGGTGGCGCATGTGCCGCAGCCGTATAGCGCCTCATCGGGCGGTCATCACATTGTGAGCAATTGTCAGTCGAATGGTGGCTACCAGCAGCCGCCGTCGCATGCCccacatcagcaacagcagcagcaccagccgcagcagcagcaacagcatccgcagcagcagcagcagtcgcatgtgaagcagcagccgacgATCACCATACATGATACGCCCTCACCGACGGCAGTGATTACCATTTCGGATAGCGAGGATGAGGGTGGGGATAATGGTGCAACGACAGCAGCGCCAGTGAAGCAGCGAGCGCATGCGCAGTCCCAGACGAGCAGCAGtctgatgcagcagcagcagcagcagcagcaatcgtcTGTGCCACTGCAttgccagaggagcagcaaccaGAGCAacgtgcaacagcagcagcagcagcagcagcaatcgatCAATTATG GTGAACACGATCCGGACGATGCCCGTCGACGCcaccacgcagcagcagcggcagccattGCCGCAGGAAGCCCCaagcatcaccatcaccagcagcatgCATCGTCCATgcaaccgcaacagcagcagcagcagcagccacactatcagccgcagcagcagcagcaacaaccacaaccacagcagcagcaggtgcaacaacaacagccgcagccgaaCATCAAGTACGAGCCGGGACAATCGCAGAAGAAGCGCATCCTAGCGATGGCCCAAAGCGAATGCAACtaccagccgcagcagcagcaacagcagcagcagcacgtgcaACAGCCCCAGCCATCTGCCAGTCTGCCGCATATTCCGCCAAAGCAGGAACCGGCAGAGTTCTATCCGGAATAtgcaccacagcagcagcagcagttggacaCAAAACGCTCCTCGTGGGCACCCACATCCTCCTCGGCTGCACCGCCGATGGCGCATCCCAAGCGAGAGGCGCCCTCGGCTGCGCCCATTAGCTATGTGGCACCCGCTGTGGCGCCACCGCTGGCCCACTCGAAGAGCGgttcgtcgtcgtcttcaTCGTCGATcagtgctgcagctgccgcggCGGCAGCCGCTGTGGGACCACCCTCCTGGGGTGCACCTCAGGTCTACCGCCAGCCATCGCAGCCGCCGCCTGGCAGTGTGGCCTCCCAGCCGCCAGCTGCGCCGCATCACCatcacagcagccacagtcatcatcatcatcaggctGGCACTCCACTGGGCGGCTCGCCTTCGTCcacggcagcggcggccatGCTGCAGACGGACATCTATGCACAGGGCGACATTTATCGTCGTCCGACCACGGTGTTTGTGTCGCAGGCGGCGCCCAGTTATGCGTACGCCAACAGAGCAGtggtggcaccaccaccagcacacaacagcagcagtcgtcaG GTGATACCATCGCATCCGTTGCCAGCACACATCCAGATACCCACGCAGTACAGTCAATTTGGACCACTCAGTCCTGCACAGGTAGCTGCCGCCGGCAAGCATGCGGCGCACTTTGCGCCCACCAACATATGGTATGGGGCTGAGTAG